DNA from Streptomyces sp. NBC_01476:
CGAGGTCTGCCGACAGCTGCGTCTCAAGTCCAATGTCCCGGTGATCATGGTGACCGCCAAGGACAGTGAAATCGACAAGGTCGTCGGCCTCGAAATAGGCGCGGACGACTATGTGACCAAGCCGTTCTCCTCGCGGGAGCTGGTCGCCCGCATCCGTGCGGTGCTGCGGCGCCGCGGTGAGCCGGAGGAGGTCTCCCCGGCCGCCCTCGAAGCCGGTCCGGTCCGGATGGACGTGGACCGGCACGTGGTCACCGTCGGCGGTGGCAAGGTCGACCTCCCGCTCAAGGAGTTCGACCTGCTGGAGATGCTGCTGCGCAACGCCGGCCGGGTCCTTACCCGTATGCAGCTCATCGACCGGGTCTGGGGCGCCGACTACGTCGGTGACACCAAGACCCTCGACGTCCACGTCAAGCGCCTGCGCGCGAAGATCGAGCCGGACCCGGGCGCCCCGCGCTACCTGGTCACGGTCCGCGGCCTGGGCTACAAGTTCGAGCCGTAGAACGGCGGACGGTGGCAGGAGGGGCCCGGCGGGCGAGCCGGGCCCCTCCTGCGTGTCCGCCGCTGCCCGTTAGGCCGTGGGCGTGGCGGTGCCGGTCGGGGTGGCGGTGTCCGTCGGGGTGGCCGTGGAGTCCGGCGTGGTCGTGGGGGTGGCCGTGTCGCTCGGGGACGGGGTCGCGGTGGTGGGCAGCGAGCTGGGGCCGTACGGCTGGAAGTACCCCGCCGACGGGGTGATGTTGATCGGCAGGGAGACCGGCCCCGAGCCGCTGAAGCGGAACACCGCGGTCTGGACGTCGCCGTCCCGCAGGGACTCCTGGCCGGAGTCGATGACCGCGGCCGGGTTGCCCTTGCCGCCCAGCAGCACGGTGCCGTGCGCCGGGACCGTCACGTCCTTGCCGCCGTTCGCCCCGGAGAGCCGCGCGTTGAGCGCCCCGGCCAGCTGCACGGACTGCAGGGTCTGCGGCGAGGACCCGTTGTTGAACAGGCGCGCCGAGACGGTGGCCGGGCCGTCCGCCTGGGTCAGGACGAACGCGTTCTGCACCTTGATGACGCCGGCGCTCGCGTACGCGCTGTCCGGCTCGACCTTCAGCGAGGTGGCGTCCGTTCCCGCGGCGCAGGCGGCGAGCGGAGCGAGCGAGAGCGCGAGAACGGCGGCGAACGCGCCACGACGGAAGCTGCGGACCACGGCGGCGCATCTCCTAGGGCAGACAGGGAAGATCTTCTGGCGGCCTTAGATTACCGAGGCGCCCCGGAGTCCGCGCACTGGGCCCGGCTCTTTACCTGTTCGTCGTGATCACTTCATGCCATGGATCGGACGCCCGATCGCCGGGCCGATTTCCAGGACTGTGCAAAATTGGATCATCAACAGCCGAGAACCCGAACGGAGTAGCGAAGGTCCACTCGTCCGGGAGGGACAAATGCGGACGTATGACCCCTTGTTCAGGGGCTTCCGGGGCTGTAACGGGCACGTTTCGCCCCTGCCGTATACCCGCTCCGACCTGCGAATACCCTGTTGCGGGCGCACCCTCCAGCACGATCCAGGGGCCCTTGTCAAGCCCCGAGATATGCCCTGACCTGCGAAAACGCCATTCAGATGAGGCCGTTCCCGTGTTACTCTGGATAGCCACGGAAGGGGTACCTGTCACATGACGTTCAAGGTTGGCGACACCGTGGTCTATCCCCATCACGGGGCCGCGCTGATCGAGGCCATCGAAATTCGCCAGATCAAAGGCGTGGACAAGACCTACTTGGTGCTCAAGGTCGCTCAGGGCGACTTGACGGTACGCGTACCCGCGGACAATGCGGAGTTCGTCGGCGTACGCGACGTGGTCGGTCAGGAGGGTCTGGACCGGGTCTTCGAGGTGCTGCGCGCGCCGTACACCGAGGAGCCCACCAACTGGTCCCGCCGATACAAGGCAAATCTGGAGAAGCTTGCCTCCGGTGATGTCATCAAGGTCGCGGAAGTCGTACGTGACCTGTGGCGCCGGGAGCGTGAGCGCGGCCTGTCGGCCGGCGAGAAGCGCATGCTCGCCAAGGCACGGCAGATCCTGGTCAGCGAGCTGGCTCTGGCGGAGAACACCAACGAGGACAAGGCCGAGGCGTTGCTCGACGAGGTCCTCGCGTCGTAAGAACATCCCCTTTCGGACGTTCTCGGGTCGCGTCGGACCGACGGCACACCACCGTGCGCCGATGTGACGTACCGACTTCTGAAGACGCACCCCCCGACCCGTTCGGGGGGATCCTGCCGCGGCACCCGGTTGACGACCATGACCGGGTGCTGCGGCATGCTTATCCCAGCACGCGTTCCCCCGGACTTCACGGAAGGGGTCCGGAAGAACGCCGTGCCCGGCACCTTGAGTGCGATACCCATCTCATACAAGGACACAAACCTGCGTACCGCAGCCGTCATTCCCGCCGCCGGACGTGGCGTCCGGCTGGGCCCCGGCGCGCCCAAAGCGCTGCGCACCCTGGGCGGGGTTCCGATCCTGGTCCACGCGGTGCGCGCGATGGCGCGGGCCCGAGCCGTCCAGGTGATCGTCGTGGTCGCGCCGCCCGACGGAGCCGCCGAGGTCAGGGCGCTGCTCGACGCGCACGGCCTGCCCGGCTCGACCGACATAAGGGTGGTGCCCGGCGGCGCCGAGCGCCAGGACTCGGTACGGCTGGGCCTGGCCGCCCTGCCGGACGACGTCGACGTGGTGCTGGTGCACGACGCGGCCCGCCCGCTGGTGCCGGTCGAGACCGTCGAGGCGGTGGTGGACGCGGTACGGGCCGGCGCGCCCGCCGTCGTCCCCGGACTGTCGCTCGCCGACACCGTCAAGAGCGTCGACCCGGAGACCGGCACCGTCACCGGCACCCCGCAGCGCGCCCTGCTGCGCGCCGTACAGACCCCGCAGGGCTTCGACCGGGCCGTCCTCGCCAAGGCGCACGCCTCCGTCAGCCACGGCGTCACGGACGACGCGAGCATGGTGGAGCACCTCGGGCTGCCGGTGCTGGTGGTGCCCGGGCACGAGGAGGCGTTCAAGGTGACCAGGCCGCTGGACCTGGTGCTCGCCGAGGCGGTCCTCGCCCGCAGGAGGGCCACCGATGGCTACTGAGCTGCCCGCCGGCTACGTCCTGCCCCAGGTCGGCATCGGCACCGACATCCACGCCTTCGAGGAAGGCCGCGAACTGTGGTGCGCGGGCCTGCGCTGGGAGGGTGAGGGCCCCGGGCTCGCCGGACACTCCGACGCCGATGTGGTCGCCCACGCCGCCTGCAACGCGCTCTTCTCCGCGGCCGGCCTCGGCGACCTCGGCGCGCACTTCGGCACCGGCCGCCCGCAGTGGGCCGGCGCCTCGGGCCTCACGCTCCTCACCGAAGCGGCCCGGATCGTCCGCGCGGCCGGCTTCGTCATCGGCAATGTGGCCGTCCAGGTGGTCGGTCAGCGCCCCAAGGTCGGCAAGCGCCGGGACGAGGCGCAGCAGGTGCTCTCCGCCGCGGTCGGCGCACCGGTCGCGGTCAGCGGCGCCACCACTGACGGCCTCGGCTTCCCCGGCCGGGGCGAGGGCCTGGCGGCGATCGCCACCGCGCTGGTGGTCCGCGTCGCCCCGGACTGACCGGCACGCGACCGGGGCCCGGGAGTCCACTGACCGGCGCGCCGGTCAGTGGACTCCCGGGCCCGGCCCGGCTTCGTAGGATCCGGAACGGTCCCCGTGACCGAGCGCATCGACCCCCGCCCCGCGAAAGGAACGCCATGGCCGCCCTCTCCGACTCCGCCCGCGACCTGATCGACGCCAACAGCTTCGCCACCGTCGGCACCATCCAGCCCGACGGGCAGCCGCAGCTGTCCCTGGTATGGGTCGCCCGCGACGGCGACGACCTCATCTTCAGCACCCTCGAAGGCCGCCGCAAGCACCGCAACCTGGTGCGCGACCCCCGGGTCACGGTGCTGATCACGCTGCCCGAGAAGCCGTACGCGTACGTCGAGATCCGCGGCACCGCCACCATGACCACCGAGGGCGGCGACAAGCTGATCGACGACCTCAGCCGGAAGTACACCGGGCAGCCGTACGGCAGCGACGTCCCGGGCGCGGTCCGGGTGATCGTGCGGGTCAGCGCGCAGCACATCGTCGAACACGGCTGAGCCCCGGCCGTACGGAGGGACCGCGCGAACGGGCCCCGCGGGCATCCGAGTGCTGCGGGAATGTGACCGGTGTGTGTGCTCTGTGCCATAGGGCACAAGGCACACGCTCCGGCCCACTACCCTTGAGGAGTGACCATTCGCCTGTACGACACCGACGCGCGCCAGGTACGTGACTTCGTCCCGCTCACGCCGGGCTGTGTCTCGATCTACCTGTGCGGCGCCACTGTGCAGGCGGCCCCGCACATCGGGCACATCCGCTCCGGCCTCAACTTCGACATCCTGCAGCGGTGGTTCCGCTACCGCGGCTACGACGTCACCTTCATCCGGAACGTCACCGACATCGACGACAAGATCATCCGCAAGGCCACCGAGCAGAAGCGCCCCTGGTGGGCGATCGGCTACGAGAACGAGCGCGCCTTCACCTCGGGTTACGACGCGCTCGGCTGCCAGCCGCCCACCTACGAGCCGCGGGCGACCGGTCATGTGCCGGAGATGATCGAGATGATGCAGGGCCTCATCGAGCGCGGCAACGCGTATGTCAGCGACGGCAACGTCTACTTCGACGTGCGCTCCTTCCCCGACTACCTGGAGCTCTCCAACCAGGAGCTGGACAACCTCCGCCAGCCCGAGGGCGAGGGGGAGACCGGCAAGCGGGACCAGCGGGACTTCGCCATGTGGAAGGCGGCCAAGCCCGGCGAGCCGTCCTGGGACACCCCCTGGGGCCGCGGCCGGCCCGGCTGGCACCTGGAGTGCTCGGCGATGGCCCACAAGTACCTGGGCGGCGCCTTCGACATCCACGGCGGCGGCATCGACCTGATCTTCCCGCACCACGAGAACGAGATCGCCCAGGCCAAGGCGTTCGGCGACGAGTTCGCCCGCTACTGGGTGCACAACGCCTGGGTCACCATGAGCGGCGAGAAGATGAGCAAGTCGCTCGGCAACTCGGTGCTGGTCTCCGAGATGGTCCGGCACTGGCGCCCGATCGTGCTCCGCTACTACCTGGGCACCCCGCACTACCGGTCGATGATCGAGTACAGCGAGGAGGCCCTGCGCGAGGCCGAGTCGGCGTTCGCGCGGATCGAGGGCTTCGTCCAGCGGGTCATCGAGAAGACCGGGCCGGTCGAGCCCGCCGCCGAGGTGCCGCCCGCCTTCGCCGAGGCGATGGACGACGACCTGGGCGTCCCGCAGGCGCTCGCCGTCGTGCACACCACCGTCCGGCAGGGCAACAGCGCGCTCAACGCGGACGACAAGGAAACAGCGGTCGCGCGGCTGGCCGAGGTCCGTGCGATGCTCGGAGTGCTGGGTCTCGACCCGCTGGACCCGCACTGGACGGGCGCCGACCGCGGTGACGACCTGCACGGGGTGGTGGACTCCCTGGTCCAGCTGGTGCTGGAGCAGCGGCAGTCGGCGCGCTCGCGCAAGGACTACGCGACCGCCGACGCGATCCGCGACCGGCTGGTGCAGTCCGGTCTGGAGATCGAGGACACGCCGACCGGCTCCCGCTGGACCCTGCGGGGCTGACCCCCTGGCGCTGTCCGGCGCCCTTTGACGTTTGCCGAGTTCGACCGAAGAAGTGAGAGTGCCCGATGGCCGGGAACAGCCAGCGCAGGAACCGCCGTACGTCCAACAAGAAGGGCGCCACGGTCGGCAGCGGCGGCCAGCGGCGCAGGGGGCTCGAAGGCAAGGGCCCGACCCCGCCCGCCGAGGCGCGCAAGGGCCACAAGAAGAACCGCATCGCCAACGCCCAGGCCAAGCGGACGGTGTCGGCGCAGTCCCGCCGCCCGTCCGGCCGCGGCGCCAAGTCGTCGTCCGAGATGGTCGTCGGCCGCAACCCGGTGGTGGAGGCGCTGCGCGCGGACATCCCGGCGACCGCGGTCTACGTCCAGCAGTACATCGACAACGACGACCGCGTGCGTGAGGCGATCAAGCTCGCCTCCGACCGCGGGGTGCCGCTGATGGAGGCGGCCAAGCCGGAACTGGACCGGATCACCGCTGGGCTCAACCACCAGGGCCTGGTGCTGCAGATCCCGCCGTACGAGTACGCGCACCCCGACGACCTGGTGGCCGAGGCGGCCGACCGCGGCGAGGACCCGCTGATCGTCGCCCTCGACGGGGTGACCGACCCGCGCAACCTCGGCGCGGTCGTCCGGTCCATGGCGGCGTTCGGCGGCCACGGCGTGGTGGTGCCCGAGCGGCGCGCGGCCGGGATGACCGCCGGTGCGTGGAAGACGTCGGCGGGTACCGCGGCCCGGGTCCCGGTGGCCCGCGCCACCAACCTCACCCGCACCCTGGAGTCGTACCAGAAGGCCGGGCTCACCGTGGTCGGCCTGGCCGCCGACGGCGACGTGGAACTCCAGGACCTCGAACTCCTCTCCGGTCCGGTGGTGATCGTGGCCGGCAGCGAGGGCAAGGGCCTGTCCCGGCTGGTCGGCGAGACCTGCGACCTGCTGGTCCGCATCCCGATGCCGGGTGGCGCGGAATCGCTCAACGCCGGTGTCGCGGCGGGCGTGGTCCTCTACGAGGCTTCGCGGCGCCGCGCGTAACGCCCTTGCGGCGCGTCGCAGTTGCCGGAGTTGTCGGAGTTCCGACACCGGGGGAGCCGGGGGCAGTGTCCTAAAGGTCGTTCACTCGGTTAGATGAGCGTGGACACCAGAACACCCCGCACTCCCACGGGGGGAGGCGCGCCGGGATTTGATGAGCGTGTGATGACCATGGCACGGGTCCCGAGCGATCCCGCCCAGGTCATCGTCAACCACGCCAGCTTCCGGGTGCAGCTCGGGGCGGCCTCGGAACGTGCTCTCGGGCTGGACGAGACGGCGAAGATCCCGGTGGTCACCGCGGGCGCGGCCGGCGGGCGGCGCCGGCCGGCGCCGGTGGTCTGGTCCGGTGCCTCGGCGCCGGGCGACCCGCTCGCCGGCGAGCTGCAGCAGGCGGTCCGCCGCGCGGGCGCGGGCCGCGGCGCCGGCACGCAGCTGCTGCCGCGGGTCGGGGAGACGACCGTACTGCCGACCGTGGTGGGCCAGCGGACCGCCGGTTCGCCGACCGGGCTGCTCGGCGGCATCCGGCCGGCCACCGGTGCGTACGACCCGGTGGACGACGAGGTGACCGGACCGGTCGAGCTGTCCGGCCCGGCCGGCGGCGTCCGCGCCGGCGGTGTGGACGGGGCCGGTGGGTACGACCGGGCCGGTGGCTATGACGGGGCCGGCAGGTATGACGGGGCCGGCGGTTATGACGCGCCCAGGCCGCGCGAGCGCAAGGGCGACCCGGGCAAGCACGCCTGGTACCCGGACCGCCGGCTCAACCTCGGCATCGTGCTGCTGCCGCTGCGGATCTTCCTCGGCTTCGTGTCGATCTACGCCGGCATGGGCAAGCTCTGCGACCGCGTCTACTTCGACGGCGGCAAGCGCGGCTCGATGGTCACCTGGCTCAACTCCCTGCATCCGTGGGGCCTCGCCGAGCCGCTGCGGGACGCTGCGCTCAACCACCCGGTCGGCGCCGGCCTGAGCATCGCCTTCCTCCAGGTCGTGGTCGGCGTGCTGACCGTCTGCGGGCTCTGGCAGCGGGTCGCGGGCGTCTTCGGCGCGGCCCTGTCGATCGCGCTGCTGGTCACCGTCAGCTGGCGGACCGTCCCGGTCTACGACGCCCCCGACTTCATCTACCTGGCCGCGTGGAGCCCGCTGATCATCGCCGGCGCCCCCGTCTACTCCATCGACGCCCATCTGGCCGGCGACGCCTGGCGGCGGCTCGGCCCGCGGGTCTCGGTGTGGGACCTGCGCCGCCGGGTGCTGCGCCGCGGCGCGATCCTGGCCGCGGTCATCGCCGGCGGCACGCTGCTGGTCGGTTCGGTGCTGGGTGCGGCGGTCCGCGCCAGCACCACGCACGACGGGCACTCCGGCCCGCATGTGACGCCCACCAATGTGCTGCCCGGCTCCCCGCTGCCCGAGGTGTCCGGCACGCCCGACGCCACCCAGGGCATCTCGCCGACGCCTTCGCAGTCCGAGAGGGCGAAGGCGAAGAAGGCCGAGGAACGCAGGAAGCAGGCCACCCAGGCGCCCACCACGGCGCCGAGCCGGCAGGAGACCGCGGGCACCGGCACCGGGAGCGGCGTCGGCAGCACCCCGACGCACGGCGGTTCGGGTACGGGTTCGGCCGGCGGGTCCGGCGCGGATTCGTCCGGCGGCTCGCAGCCCCCGCAGCAGCCGGCCGCGCCGACCGCGGAGGCGCCTCCGCCTCCGCCGCCCACCGCGAAGCCGACGCAGGGGGCGATCGGCGGGCTGCTGGGCAGCGGGCCGTCGGACGGCCTGCTGCTGGGGATGGGCCCGGGCGGGCCCTCGGGGCATGCGCCGCGGGGTGCGGCGTGACGTGCTGAGGACTCGCTGGGGATGCGCTGGGCCGGGAGCCTTTGAGCCCTCCTGAGTTCCCCCGGGTTCTCCCTCGCGGGACCCTTTGAGGTCCCCCTGCGGACCCCCTGAGGCCCTCCGGCGCGACGACAGGCGGCCCGTACCGGCCCTTCCCCGGTACGGGCCGCCTGGTCCGTTCCACGGCGGGTGTGCGGGCGTTTGCGGGCTTTACCGTACGGGCGGGGTTGCCCGTACGGCCGCCGGGCTACACCTTGTTGAGGGCCTGGAGGGCTTCGAGTTCCTTCGCGGCCTCGCTGAGGTCCTTCGCGGTGTCGATGGCCCGCCAGTAGGCGCCCTGGGGGATCGGGAAGCCGGCCAGCCGGCGTTCGCGGGCCAGGTGCGGGAAGGTGGTGCGTTCGTGGTCGCCGAGGTCCGGCAGCAGCGCGGTGAACTCGGGCGCGAAGACGTAGACACCGGCGTTGATCAGGAACGGCGACGGCGGCGCCTCGATGAAGTCCAGCACCTGGCCGAACTCGTTGGTCTCCACCGCGCCCCACGGGATGCGCGGCCGGGCCAGCGCGAGGGTGGCGACGGCGGCCCGCTCCTCGTGGAAGGCGGCCATCTCCCGCAGCGAGAAGCGGGTCCAGATGTCGCCGTTGGTCGCGTACCAGGGCTCGTCGGGCCGGGGCAGTGACTTGGCCGCGTACTTCAGGCCGCCGCCGCGCCCCAGCGGCTCGGTCTCGACCACGGTGGTGACGTTCAGCGGCAGCGTGGAGGTGTCCAGCCACTCCTGCAGTACGTGGGCCATGTGCCCGCAGGAGACCACCGCGTCCGTGACGCCCTCGGCGGCCAGCCAGGCGAGCTGGTGGCCGATGATCGGCGTGCCGGTGCCGGGGATCTCCACCATGGGCTTGGGCCGGTCGTCGGTGTACGGCCGCAGCCGCGACCCCTGCCCGCCGGCCAGCAGGACGGCCTGGGTGACCGTCGGGGGGAGTTCGGGGCTGTCGGGGGTGGCGGCTAGCGCTTGCGCGGACGTCATGCAGCGCACCCTAGACGACGAGGGCGTGCGGCCCCCACCGGGTGGACCGCACGCCGTGGGCGCCCTGGCAGACCGGCCGGAAGTTCACCCGACCGAGGAGACCCCGGTGGCGAAGGCGGTGTCGCACACCGGGCGCGACCACGACTGGGCCTTCTGCGTGGCGCCGTCGTACTTGGCGACCGCCGCGCGGCCCAGCGAGCGCGCGATGGAGACGCAGTAGCGGGCGAGTGAGGGCTGCTTGGCCATGGCGACCTGGAGGTCGGTCAGCGCCACCCCCGGGTCCTTCTCCTGCAGTTCGGCCAGCAGCCGCTGCCGCAGGGCCTCCTGGGGCGTGGTGGCGTCCTGCTTCGCCGATGCGGTCAGCACCTGCGAGCCCGGGGACGAGGCCGCCCACGGGACGCGGGTGACGGCGAGGGTTCCCGACAGGACGAGAACGACCGGGAGTACGAGCGCGAATGTCTTGCCGAGACGGCGAGCTACCTGGTTCACGCATCGGATCGTAGCGACTGGTGATGATTTGGCGACATTTAGTCACCCTCCCGAGGGAGTGAAGTCGCGGAAGGGGGTGTTCGGGTGTTGACGAACGGGTGCAGGGGGCGCTCGAAAGGACCGGTTTGGTGGCGTATGGGGGGTGGTTGGTGCGGTGGGGTGCGGGGGTGGGGCACGGTGGGGGGCGCTCCAGCGGGTGGGGCGGCAGGCACGACGGCGGGCCGGTGCCTCTCGTACGAACTTCCGAGAGGTACCGGCCCACCGGGGGTGCGCACAGGCTGTGGTTGCCGGGGGTGCCGTGGGTGCCGGGGGCGCCTGCGTATGGTCAGGTGCTCGGGCGCTCACGTGGCCGGGCGCTCACGTGGCCGGCTCAGCGGCTGAGGTGCCTCGGCCGCTGAGGCGGTCGGGCGGTCAGTCGCTGAGGCGCTCGCCGGACGAGGAGGCGAAGACGTGGGTCTCGCCGGCCCGCGGGACCACGTGCAGCACGGAGCCCTTCTCCGGGATGTCACGGCCGCCGACGCGGATGACGATGTCCTTGTGGTCGCCGTCGACCTCCGCGGCACCGTAGACGAAGCCGTCGGCGCCGAGCTCCTCGACCACGTTGACGGTGACGGCCAGGCCGGCCGGGGCGTCCTTCGACAGGCCGGTGCTCTCGCCGCTGACGATGTCGAAGTGCTCGGGGCGGACACCGACGAAGACCGTCTTGTCGCCCTTGTCGGCGGCGGCCTGCACGGCGTCGCGCGCCACGTTGACGACCGCGTTGCCGAACTTCACGCCACCGTCGTGGATCGGGACCTCGATCAGGTTCATCGCGGGGGAGCCGATGAAGCCGGCCACGAAGAGGTTCGCCGGGCGGTCGTACATGTTCCGCGGGCTGTCGACCTGCTGCAGGATGCCGTCCTTGAGCACCGCCACGCGGTCGCCCATCGTCATGGCCTCGACCTGGTCGTGGGTGACGTAGACCGTGGTGACGCCGAGGCGCCGCTGCAGGCTGGCGATCTGGGTACGGGTCTGGACACGCAGCTTGGCGTCGAGGTTCGACAGCGGCTCGTCCATCAGGAAGACCTGCGGCTCACGGACGATCGCGCGGCCCATCGCGACACGCTGCCGCTGACCACCGGAGAGCGCCTTGGGCTTACGGGCCAGGTACTCGGTGAGGTCCAGGATCTTGGCGGCTTCCTCGACCCGCTTGCGGATGTCGGCCTTGTTGACGCCGGCGATCTTCAGCGCGAAGCCCATGTTGTCCGCGACGGTCATGTGCGGGTAGAGCGCGTAGTTCTGGAACACCATCGCGATGTCCCGGTCCTTCGGCGGCAGGTGCGTGACATCGCGCTCACCGATGCGGATCGAGCCGGCGTTGACGTCCTCCAGCCCCGCGAGCATGCGGAGCGAGGTCGACTTGCCGCAGCCCGACGGCCCGACGAGCACCAGGAACTCGCCGTCCCCGACCTCGATGTCGAGCCCGTCCACCGCGGGCTTGTCGCCACCCGGGTAGATCCGGGTCGCCTTGTCGAACGTGACAGTAGCCATGACTGTTGCGGTCCCTTCACCGGCAGGAACGTGCCGGACGATCCGAGTAAAGGAAGAACGTACTGTGGTGCGTTCTTGATTGGTCTAGTCCGTTTGCATACAGACTCCTGGTGACCGTACCTGCCGGGTGCTCCCTTGTCACCAGCCCCCGGACCCCATTTTCGAACCACCCCCCGACCCGCTCCCGGTACACTGCTCCCTGCGCCTCCTTAGCTCAGCCGGCCAGAGCACCGCTCTTGTAAAGCGAAGGTCGTCGGTTCGAATCCGACAGGGGGCTCCATGGTCAACCCCAGGTCAAGCCTTTGACCTGGGGTTTTGTGTTTCGGATGACCTTGGGATTCGGGCTAATCGGGCACGTGAGGTCTGCGCATCGCAGTGCGTTGGTCGCAGGTTTCGGATCTGTGACGGATCTTGCTCAAGAGGGGCTCTGAGCTGCGTCTTTACTGGTCTCGGCCTCAGCTCTGGGGTGTGCGGTCGTTGTTACGGTGGCCGAGCGGTGGCCATCCGTGCAGCGAGCGTGCAGATAGGTGCCTGAGGGGGCAGCCGACGGCGGTCTCTACGGCCTACCGAATTGTGGCAATGTGCCAACGCCCGTGGTGCTGGGAATGCGTCGGCCTGTATGGGGTCGCCGATGCGGCCGCGCAGCTCGGCAACACGCTGCTGATGGGCGCGGTCGGGATGGAATAGCGCAGGGTGGCTGCTCGCGGTGGCCCATCCGTTCGGCAATGCCTGACCCACCCAGGGTCCGGGAGGCTGGACGGCCGCCACCGGCTCGCGGGAGAACTCGAGGCGGTGAACCTTGATCCGCACCTTCATCTGCTGGCGCGGCGACTAGCATCGGGGCATGGACTACGACCCGTCTCGTGCGGAGCGGACGACAGCCGCCTGGGGGCGCATCGAGGAGTGGCTGGGGGTGCATGCGCCGCAGTCG
Protein-coding regions in this window:
- a CDS encoding ABC transporter ATP-binding protein; the encoded protein is MATVTFDKATRIYPGGDKPAVDGLDIEVGDGEFLVLVGPSGCGKSTSLRMLAGLEDVNAGSIRIGERDVTHLPPKDRDIAMVFQNYALYPHMTVADNMGFALKIAGVNKADIRKRVEEAAKILDLTEYLARKPKALSGGQRQRVAMGRAIVREPQVFLMDEPLSNLDAKLRVQTRTQIASLQRRLGVTTVYVTHDQVEAMTMGDRVAVLKDGILQQVDSPRNMYDRPANLFVAGFIGSPAMNLIEVPIHDGGVKFGNAVVNVARDAVQAAADKGDKTVFVGVRPEHFDIVSGESTGLSKDAPAGLAVTVNVVEELGADGFVYGAAEVDGDHKDIVIRVGGRDIPEKGSVLHVVPRAGETHVFASSSGERLSD